GGTTTTTACCTCTTGTCCTATTGTGCCAATTGTCCTGTTGCCCCccacctccaccctcctttcagggaggTTGTGTCAGGACCCGCTTCCCCATGAACCAAAGCCACAGAGTGTGGAAGCTGTTCCCAGACTGTCCCGGTGACCTGGGCAGcttcttccctttattttcaCATGTGCAGCCTCAGGAGATGCCAGCCTAGGGTGCTGCTTGCACATCTCCAGCACGAAGCCTGGaccaggctcctgctgctcccacccctcctgtgctccagctgcccctTCCCTGTGGATTGAAAGCAAGGGAGGAGCTAGGGCACCCCTGAAATCCAGGGCTGTGCTTGGAGTGACGAGGCTGCCCCAGAACCTCTGCCCTCAACAcacaggggctgccctgggtgcAGGGCtagggggagaaaaggggagcCTGCAGCACCCCAGGAGCCGTGTGAGGCAGTCCCTGGACACTACCCTCTCCCAGTGAGGTGGGGAGCACCAGCATCCAGAGAACAGTTGAAGGGCGGGAGTGGCTGTCCCAAGCATCCTGCTTTTTGGATGTGGAAGGCAGCCAGGACAGGGGGTGCAGGGTGCTCCCGACTCCAGGTGAGTGACTCCAGCACAGATCCACCCCGTGGTGAGCACATGGGCTGTCCAGGAGCAGGCCCTAAGCTCTGTCCCACACCCGGACCTCCAAGGAATGGGGTGAGACACCAGAGTCCGGACGGAATTGAGGAGGTGGGAATAGGGGATGGAGCCAGTGGGGAGAAACAGTCCAGTCCCCCACAACGCCCCACTTCAATTCTCCTTCGTGTCCTGGTTCTTGTTCTGAATCTTCTGGTGGACGACACGGAGGGTGGTGAAGAAGTTGCCCAGGAAGAGGATGAAGAAGGGGATGCCGCACATGACGACCTGATGGAGGAGAGGCTGCAGTCAGCAAGAGGGACCTGCCTGgggcctcctcctcctcccagggcATTCCCAGGAGCCTCCTTACCTGCCACTCCTTGCACTCGGGGTGCTGGATCATGCGGAACAGGGTGATAGCATTGTAGAGCtgccagaactgcaggagagaagagaatcagggcagctgctgctttcagaggcTCGACCCCAGGCAGGCACCCACCCAGCTCCTACCTCTGGGTATaaaccccagcccagcctcgTGTGGGGGCAGTGAAACCCCATCCAGGCTCAGGGCCAGAGGGCTCCTTCCCAGCGGATCCCAGCTGGGAGATCACCTCTGTTTCAGGCCAGCTGGAGCCTAAGGGCCATGAGGAAGTCTCAGCCTTTGGCCATCAGCCCCAAGGATCTGACTGAGGAAGGACTTGATCCTTTGCAGCTCAGAAGGGTTTTGGAAGGGttctcactgcagcccctcTGCACTTCAGCACTCAGCAGAACCACCCCAGCTCCTCCCCATCTCACTTCCCCAGTTGTGGAGGTGCTGGgtgcttcagagagaaaggctCAGAATTTGTTGGGAGTATTTTCCTGCCCCAGGCATCCCGTATCATATGGCTGTGGCAGCCTGTGGGGCCTGTGCCATGTCCAGGCcactgagcacagctgggaatGTGGCACATCCCACTCCCACCCGAGGCTCTGGCATCTTGCAAGAACTGGGGGCATCCTCACCTGCccaaagaagaggaagggaagcaggAACGTGAGCCCTCTCCACATCCAGGACTGGAAGCCCTCTGCAAAGGATTAAGGTTTCTGTGAGGAGCTGAAATGGGCTGGTGGAGAGGAGATGgagcccagctcctccagacATGGAGGACAGGGAGGCTCAGTGCCCACACCGTGCCTGGATGAGGAGGACCTGCCACTCCAGCCTCACTGTGGGCTCTTGAGGGGAGACAGTGGCAGGGACTCCTAATCCaacacagggctctgggctccagTGGAGCtgtccctcagctcctgccctcGGTGTCACAGGGGCTGGGGAGATGACAGCCCTTGTGCCTGGGATGTTGGAGGGATGTTTCATGTCTGAAGGATCTTCCTGGGGAAACCTGGGATGCCCAGAGCCACATCCACTGCCACCTCACATCCTGAGGTGATGTGAGGCTGGGCTGGTggtcccagcagagcaggaggaggggaaCAATCAGCCTATGGGGTGGTGCTGCCCCACAGGagatgctgctctgggagctttGGTTTGTAACTTTTAGTGTTCCTGCTACTGATAAGGGTGCCCTCAAATCTAAGTGTCACCATTTCCTTCAGTAGAACTCACAGCTCCCAgtgagctgagcagcagcctgaGACCAGCAGCAAGGGACATCCCACTCACCCACAGTCAGGTCCATGTTGTGCCTCTCTCCCAGCGCTCGCAGCCGGTACAAGCACCCGCTCTGGTAGTAATACTGCAGGAACTGCACAAAGCCTGCAAGGAGAGCAtggctgctgtcagcagctgcccagggatCACCTCCCAGCCTCAGCATCATCCCACAAAGGCCACCTGAGGCCAAGGGAACTGCTAGGTGAGCCGAGAGCTGTGAGCAGCTACAGCCAGGTCTCcatgtgctgcagagctctgcaggcactctcagcagctgggggtcaatccctgtcccagcacatgTGGCAGCACTTACTCTGGTACATGGAGAAGGAGAGAAACTGGTTCCTGAACATCTGGTACATGAGCCCATCTGGCCTGTGGAGAGATGGTGCTGGCTGGgggatgtggggctgggaggggaggggacagccaggcctgtcccacagcccctaagggcccttggccagagttgcccacagcccaggcagccccccatgggacaggggacacagacTTACCACGTCAGCATGACACCTGAGAGGAAGGTGGAGATGTAGTGATGGAAAACCCACCAGCCTTTGATCCTGGAGGGCAGACACAGAGAAGTGGTTCACATCTGGAGTGTGAATCCAGAGCCAAAGGCACCCTGGAGAGTGGAGCAGCCCAGCCCAAGccaccccacagctccctgggaTGGCTGGGAAATAGTCCTGAGAGCAGGACCCAGggcctcagggctgggcagcaccAGGGCCCTTCCAGCTCCACCTTCCCACCACCTCCACACAGGAGGTTCCTCCTGCCCcgctcctccagctcccagcagggttTGCCACACACCCTGAGTAggagggagctgctccctgtgatgaGTCCCAActccccagccccttccccggGCCCAGGGGACTCACTTGGAGCCGTTGTTGATCAAGATGCTCTCACGGATGGTGAGGGTGCAGTAGTACCACACCAGGAGGAAGTTAAAGACAGCGTCTGTCACCCTGGGTCACACACAGCAGGGTGTAAAGGCACGTGCTGGGGACACACACTGTGACAGCTCAGGGGACACCCACTCCCAAGGGAAGGCACCTGCTCCCCACCACCCACCAGGGCCGTGGCAGCCACAAAGGCCACCCCAACTCCAGGGCAGTGTCCAGATGCTTTACCAGGATCTCCTGTTCAGCTCTGAATGTTCCAGGGTGGGAGAGAAGGGCAAGGGGGCTCTGGGAGGAGATCTCTGCCCAGCACCAAGCCAGACTCACCTGGAGTTGAGGAGGAACCGACAGGAGAAGGAGACAATAAGTAGGATGATGGTGAGGTAGAGCTTGAACTTCTCGTACTCATCTTTATATGCAAACCTGCAGGGAAGCACAAGGACAAGCTTGGAGCAAGCAATTTGTGCCCTCCCATCTCATCTGGctgtaaaatataaaaggatAAAAGTGATGTTCTGTTGAGAACCTCTGGGACACACCCAGGAAGAACCTTGCCTTGGGGGTATTTCTGAGAGCAGAGCATATCAGCCTGCTTCCACACAATGGGACACATTTGagcaccccaaaacaccccaaccTGGTGGGTGGCCCTGGTGGGGAAGATGGGCAGACTGGGATCTGCACGCATCTCCAAGGGGAGGACTGGGgaacagagggacaggggagaggctcctggctgggcatCTCTGGCAAGAGAAAGGCTCTCAGGGGCCAAAACCAACTTCTGGTGTTTTCccaagggaaaaggaggggacTATCCACTGTGTCTCTTTCCTGGAAGTTCCTAATACAGTAGAAACATGGACATGGCTTTGGTGGAGGATCCCATTAACTTGTCAGAGCTAATGGTCCATCCCAGCCCAGTGGCAGGAATGTGAGGGGCAGCCAAGGATTTGGTTGATTCTTGGGAAATGATGCAGAAAACAGCTCAGGAAGGGAATCTACACCAGGTGAGCCAAGCCAGCCCCGTGTCAGCTCCTCAGCTGTCGTTCCTGGTGCCAAGGGGATCCCAAGCCAGGAAAATCAGAGGAGCAGTGAGGAGGGGCCATACTTGGCTTGTTTGCTGAGCAGCGTCACGTTCACATTGCCGAGCACCAGACTCAGGTACAACCTGGAGAGGGAACAGAGCATTAGGACAAGGACCTGCCTGTGGAGCTGTCCCCTCATGTGCCACCAGTGGAGCCAGGGATGAGCCCCCAGGTGCTTCCACTCAGAGCTGCCAGACACAAACCCTCTGGAGTCCCCTTGCAGGGGGATGGGTGGGGGAGCACACACCCCACCTCCCACAGGCACTGGGCTGTTCACCAGGGCTTCTCCTCAGGCACAACCACCATCCAAGGGTGGGTGATGGCCATGAGCAGGCAGAGGAGTgagaggcagcactgctggctgctgcccaggggcCCTTGGGGAGCCCaag
The sequence above is drawn from the Cinclus cinclus chromosome 22, bCinCin1.1, whole genome shotgun sequence genome and encodes:
- the TMEM120A gene encoding ion channel TACAN; translated protein: MAWGASLAECLREWEELQDGYQRIQDNHKLYKQKLEELTKLQDGISSSIARQKKRLKELSLSLKKCKGQATPEQEASIQETQSLIKERQNVFFEMEAYLPKKNGLYLSLVLGNVNVTLLSKQAKFAYKDEYEKFKLYLTIILLIVSFSCRFLLNSRVTDAVFNFLLVWYYCTLTIRESILINNGSKIKGWWVFHHYISTFLSGVMLTWPDGLMYQMFRNQFLSFSMYQSFVQFLQYYYQSGCLYRLRALGERHNMDLTVEGFQSWMWRGLTFLLPFLFFGQFWQLYNAITLFRMIQHPECKEWQVVMCGIPFFILFLGNFFTTLRVVHQKIQNKNQDTKEN